A region from the Desulfomarina profundi genome encodes:
- the tuf gene encoding elongation factor Tu translates to MSKEKFERTKPHVNVGTVGHIDHGKTTLTAAITRVLSTKGQADFTDFSEIDKAPEEKERGITIATAHVEYETEKRHYAHVDCPGHADYIKNMITGAAQMDGAILVVAATDGAMPQTREHILLARQVGVPAIVVFLNKCDMVDDEELIELVDMELRELLDKYEFPGDDIPFVQGSALLALENPEDEEKTKCIWELMEAIDSYIPEPKRDVDQPFLMPVEDVFSISGRGTVATGRVERGVIHVGDEVEIVGIKETQKTTCTGVEMFRKLLDEGQAGDNIGALLRGIKRDEIERGQVLAAPKSITPHTKFKAECYILGKDEGGRHTPFFNGYRPQFYFRTTDVTGVLTLEEGVEMVMPGDNIAATVELITPIAMDVGLRFAIREGGRTVGAGVISEIFS, encoded by the coding sequence ATGTCAAAAGAAAAATTTGAACGGACTAAACCGCATGTCAACGTTGGGACTGTTGGTCACATCGATCATGGCAAAACAACCTTGACCGCTGCGATTACTCGTGTCTTATCTACTAAAGGTCAGGCTGATTTCACTGACTTCAGCGAGATTGATAAGGCGCCGGAAGAGAAAGAAAGAGGAATCACTATCGCCACGGCACATGTGGAATATGAGACCGAAAAACGTCATTATGCCCATGTGGACTGTCCAGGTCATGCTGACTATATCAAAAATATGATAACCGGTGCTGCGCAGATGGATGGCGCAATTCTGGTTGTGGCTGCGACTGATGGTGCTATGCCTCAGACCAGGGAACACATTCTTCTTGCCCGTCAGGTTGGTGTTCCTGCAATCGTTGTCTTCCTGAACAAGTGTGATATGGTTGATGATGAAGAACTGATTGAGCTTGTGGATATGGAGCTTAGGGAACTGCTGGATAAATATGAGTTTCCTGGTGATGATATTCCTTTTGTTCAGGGTTCGGCGTTGCTGGCACTTGAAAATCCAGAGGATGAAGAGAAAACCAAATGCATCTGGGAATTGATGGAAGCTATTGATTCTTATATCCCTGAGCCGAAACGTGATGTTGATCAACCATTTTTGATGCCGGTTGAAGATGTCTTCTCCATTTCCGGACGTGGTACTGTAGCTACCGGTAGAGTAGAGCGCGGTGTTATCCATGTTGGTGATGAGGTTGAAATTGTTGGTATCAAGGAAACTCAGAAAACCACCTGTACCGGAGTTGAGATGTTTCGCAAGCTTCTGGATGAAGGTCAGGCGGGAGATAATATCGGTGCTCTTCTTCGTGGTATTAAGAGAGATGAAATTGAACGTGGTCAGGTTCTTGCCGCTCCCAAGTCAATCACCCCACATACCAAGTTCAAGGCAGAGTGTTATATTCTTGGGAAAGATGAGGGTGGAAGGCACACACCGTTCTTTAATGGATATAGACCTCAGTTCTATTTCAGGACCACTGATGTTACCGGTGTGCTGACACTGGAAGAGGGTGTTGAAATGGTAATGCCCGGAGATAATATCGCTGCGACGGTTGAGCTGATTACTCCCATTGCGATGGATGTCGGTTTGCGTTTTGCTATTCGTGAAGGTGGGCGTACAGTTGGAGCCGGTGTTATCAGTGAGATTTTCTCCTGA
- the qmoC gene encoding quinone-interacting membrane-bound oxidoreductase complex subunit QmoC, with protein MNVQPDLDFIRSLKEAGGDTLKKCYQCATCSVMCPLSKDGSPFPRKEMIWSGWGMKEKLIADPDVFLCHQCGDCTANCPRGAKPGDVLGAIRAYAYTHYGWPAPLAKLASSAKGLPMLIGIPVIVILIMWLLSGAMHIPSQEDFAHHGYQQFFGTWSFKWYAKNIFFIVLIMVPSLGLGLFSAFKGITKMWKAMAENEGVNPDYRPSAVQFTKEFLWPSIVEIIQHNRFKECTTHIDRVRGHLPLMFAFIGLFIVTCWSLLKNDVLGLIWPSLHGPLPLTDPFKILANVSAVAFIFGIAVLWSNRKKAEQELDTKVTFYDWFLIWEITAVGVTGLAAELLRWAGMPTMGYIVYFFHLVAIMMLFLYLPYTKLAHLIYRTAAYTFEKYRESAFAQK; from the coding sequence ATGAATGTTCAACCGGATTTAGATTTTATCAGATCTCTGAAGGAAGCAGGAGGGGATACACTGAAAAAGTGTTATCAATGTGCCACCTGCTCTGTGATGTGTCCCCTTTCAAAAGACGGTAGCCCGTTTCCCCGTAAGGAAATGATCTGGTCTGGATGGGGGATGAAGGAAAAGCTTATTGCTGACCCGGATGTATTTTTGTGTCATCAGTGTGGTGACTGTACTGCAAACTGCCCACGCGGTGCCAAACCCGGCGATGTACTCGGAGCGATTCGTGCCTATGCCTATACTCATTACGGCTGGCCGGCGCCACTAGCCAAGCTGGCATCAAGTGCGAAAGGATTGCCCATGTTGATCGGTATCCCGGTAATTGTTATTCTGATCATGTGGCTGCTTTCGGGGGCCATGCATATTCCTTCCCAGGAAGATTTTGCCCACCATGGTTACCAGCAGTTTTTTGGAACCTGGAGTTTTAAATGGTATGCCAAGAATATCTTTTTTATTGTTCTCATAATGGTCCCTTCCCTGGGACTCGGGCTTTTTTCCGCATTCAAGGGTATTACGAAAATGTGGAAAGCCATGGCGGAAAATGAAGGTGTTAATCCGGATTATCGCCCATCAGCAGTACAATTTACCAAGGAATTCTTATGGCCGTCAATTGTGGAGATCATTCAGCACAATCGTTTTAAGGAGTGTACTACACATATAGACAGGGTAAGAGGGCATCTGCCACTTATGTTTGCCTTTATAGGTCTCTTTATTGTGACCTGCTGGTCACTTCTAAAAAATGATGTACTCGGTCTTATCTGGCCTTCGCTGCATGGACCGCTTCCATTGACGGATCCCTTTAAAATTCTGGCCAATGTTTCTGCTGTTGCTTTTATTTTTGGTATAGCGGTACTGTGGAGCAACAGGAAAAAGGCTGAGCAGGAGCTTGATACAAAAGTAACATTTTATGACTGGTTTCTAATCTGGGAAATCACAGCAGTGGGTGTTACCGGGCTTGCAGCGGAACTGCTCAGGTGGGCAGGTATGCCGACCATGGGATATATAGTTTATTTTTTCCATCTTGTGGCAATAATGATGCTTTTCCTCTATTTGCCATACACCAAACTGGCGCACCTTATTTACAGAACGGCTGCTTATACCTTTGAAAAGTATAGAGAAAGTGCTTTTGCACAAAAATAG
- the rplJ gene encoding 50S ribosomal protein L10, producing MNRDEKVTLVSELNDSFSRAKFTVVADYCGLDVSQIQKIRVELRDCDSEIRIAKNTLLRRAAKDTENDALTDDFVGPSAVVMSYTDPVAPAKVIAKFADDFDKFNIRSAVLDGEKISVDELLALSKLPTKEVLLGQLLSTWNNVPTGLVRVLSGVPRTFVYGLQALKEKKESEN from the coding sequence TTGAATCGTGATGAAAAAGTGACACTTGTCTCGGAATTGAATGATTCGTTCAGCCGAGCCAAATTTACAGTTGTTGCTGATTATTGCGGCCTTGATGTTTCCCAAATCCAGAAAATTCGCGTGGAATTGCGAGACTGTGATTCGGAAATCAGAATTGCCAAGAATACTCTCCTGAGGCGCGCTGCAAAGGACACTGAAAATGATGCATTGACTGACGATTTTGTCGGCCCTAGTGCAGTAGTGATGTCCTATACCGATCCGGTAGCTCCGGCTAAGGTGATTGCAAAATTTGCAGATGATTTTGATAAATTCAATATCAGATCTGCCGTGCTGGACGGAGAAAAAATCAGCGTTGATGAGCTGCTTGCCTTATCAAAACTGCCTACCAAGGAAGTACTGCTTGGCCAGCTGCTGTCTACCTGGAACAATGTTCCAACCGGTCTTGTCAGGGTACTCAGTGGCGTGCCGCGTACTTTTGTATATGGATTGCAGGCTCTTAAAGAGAAGAAAGAAAGCGAAAACTAG
- the rplA gene encoding 50S ribosomal protein L1 has product MPKHGKNYTNKLKAIDRSVLYTVEDGIQAVLSATYAKFDETFDIAMKLGVDPRHADQMIRSSVSLPHGTGKVTRVLVFAKGPKEAEALEAGADYVGGDDLIEKIKDGWLEFDKTVATPDMMGTVGKIGRILGPRNLMPNAKLGTVTFDVADVVKEIKGGKVDFRVDKAGIIHAGIGKLSFGPEKMQENLHAFVARIIQLKPSASKGVYLKSITISSTMGPGVKLDPLVLRSMVK; this is encoded by the coding sequence ATGCCGAAACACGGAAAGAATTATACTAATAAATTGAAAGCAATAGACAGGTCAGTGCTGTATACCGTTGAGGACGGAATACAGGCTGTACTGTCTGCTACATACGCAAAATTTGATGAAACTTTTGATATCGCAATGAAGCTTGGTGTTGATCCAAGACATGCGGATCAGATGATCAGGTCATCCGTTTCCCTGCCGCACGGTACAGGAAAGGTTACCAGGGTACTTGTTTTCGCTAAAGGTCCCAAGGAAGCCGAAGCTCTTGAGGCTGGGGCAGATTATGTTGGTGGTGATGACCTCATAGAAAAAATTAAAGATGGTTGGCTTGAATTCGATAAAACGGTTGCTACTCCGGATATGATGGGAACCGTTGGAAAAATTGGACGAATTCTTGGCCCCCGCAATTTGATGCCCAACGCGAAACTGGGTACTGTAACTTTTGATGTCGCCGATGTTGTCAAAGAAATCAAAGGAGGTAAGGTTGATTTCAGGGTTGACAAGGCCGGTATTATTCATGCGGGTATTGGTAAACTTTCATTTGGACCTGAAAAAATGCAGGAGAATCTCCATGCTTTTGTTGCAAGAATTATTCAACTCAAGCCTTCTGCAAGTAAGGGTGTTTATTTAAAAAGTATTACAATTTCTTCAACAATGGGGCCTGGGGTTAAGCTTGATCCCCTTGTTCTGAGAAGTATGGTAAAATAG
- the nusG gene encoding transcription termination/antitermination protein NusG, giving the protein MARQWYILQVHSGFEEKVKATLEERIKKEGLEESFGEILVPTEQVVEMIKGTRKTSSRRFFPGYMLVSMDLNDVTWHIIHQNMPRVVGFVGDDRNPIPLSDEDAAKIIGRIQDGSERPRPKIIFTVGEVVRVTDGPFANFQGVVDEVFPEKGRVRVMVSIFGRETPVELEFVQVTNT; this is encoded by the coding sequence ATGGCAAGACAATGGTATATCCTTCAGGTGCACTCCGGTTTTGAAGAGAAGGTAAAGGCTACTCTTGAGGAGCGTATTAAAAAAGAGGGACTGGAAGAATCCTTCGGTGAGATCCTTGTGCCCACTGAGCAGGTTGTGGAAATGATCAAGGGGACCCGCAAAACTTCAAGCAGGAGGTTCTTTCCAGGTTACATGCTTGTCAGTATGGATTTGAATGATGTCACGTGGCATATTATTCATCAGAACATGCCGCGGGTAGTCGGTTTTGTTGGAGATGATAGAAACCCGATACCTCTTTCAGATGAGGATGCAGCCAAAATTATAGGGCGTATTCAAGATGGTTCTGAAAGGCCTCGTCCAAAGATTATATTCACCGTTGGAGAAGTTGTGCGTGTGACTGATGGTCCTTTTGCCAATTTCCAGGGTGTTGTTGATGAGGTTTTTCCGGAAAAGGGAAGGGTTCGGGTAATGGTATCGATTTTTGGCAGGGAAACCCCTGTCGAGCTTGAATTTGTTCAGGTTACAAATACTTGA
- a CDS encoding hydrogenase iron-sulfur subunit — protein sequence MDKTYCAYICSGCGIGEALDMEALAEVVTDEMSMECKSHECLCGQEGRAFIEKDIADGINTVVIGACSPRVMTDEFNFGDDKITVRANLREQVVWAEIKPAEGEEPDDEAAEYLQETAADYMRMACTRAQKTELPEPFQLEMLHKTILVMGGGLAGLTAAKEAAAAGYDVLLIEKEDKLGGKANGWRKSFPTKAPWTDLEENPIDALIAEIEGNSKITVKTGTEVARISGAPGDFNVTLKDAGSKSEWDAPAKVTVDEQDLIEKGEMEDPNDGLQKYTEIDPDAIKIGSVVLATGWKPADVSQYEHLGHGTLKNVVTNAEFEKLSKEGKVPANVAFIQSPGGEEHDKDFPYCNSVTSMVALKQAQYVCEDNEDGKAFILYQHMRTPGHMELFYKNVQLHDGIFMTKATVMKVEENGDKLSVSAENTLLGENLTLDVDMVVLAAGMEPVTANENSINLAYRQGPAFSDLDLFDGYADSHFICFPYETRRTGVYACGGVRKAETMEEAVDDATGAALKAIQCIESVDRGVAVHPRSGDATYPDFFMQRCTQCKRCTEECPFGALDDDEKGTPLPNPTRCRRCGTCMGACPERIIGFKDYNIDLIGSMIKSVEVPEDDDDRLRIIVFVCENDAYPALDMAGMKRNGINHMIRFIPVRCLGSVNMAWIRDALSAGMDGAMLLGCSYGDDYQCHFVKGSEIANKRMENIGDTLSTLGLEPERCAAEQVAITDYDKIPQILNDFVEEIVEMGPNPFKGF from the coding sequence ATGGATAAGACATATTGTGCATATATATGTTCCGGTTGTGGCATCGGGGAAGCGCTTGATATGGAGGCTCTCGCCGAGGTTGTAACTGATGAGATGTCCATGGAGTGCAAAAGTCATGAATGCCTCTGTGGACAGGAAGGGCGAGCTTTTATTGAAAAAGATATCGCCGATGGGATCAATACCGTCGTTATTGGAGCATGTTCTCCCCGGGTAATGACAGACGAATTTAATTTCGGTGATGACAAGATTACCGTTCGTGCAAATTTACGTGAGCAGGTGGTCTGGGCGGAAATTAAGCCCGCCGAGGGTGAAGAGCCTGATGATGAAGCTGCTGAATATCTGCAGGAAACAGCAGCAGACTATATGAGAATGGCCTGTACCCGCGCGCAGAAGACAGAATTACCCGAACCGTTCCAGCTTGAAATGCTGCATAAGACCATTCTTGTCATGGGTGGTGGTCTTGCTGGTCTCACCGCGGCCAAGGAAGCTGCTGCTGCCGGTTATGATGTTCTGCTGATTGAAAAAGAGGACAAACTCGGTGGTAAGGCCAATGGTTGGAGAAAATCATTTCCCACGAAGGCTCCATGGACTGATCTTGAAGAGAATCCTATTGATGCACTGATTGCAGAGATTGAAGGCAATTCAAAAATCACTGTAAAGACAGGCACGGAAGTTGCCCGTATTTCCGGTGCTCCTGGAGATTTTAATGTCACTCTGAAGGATGCTGGTAGCAAAAGTGAGTGGGATGCTCCTGCTAAAGTTACGGTTGACGAGCAGGATCTCATTGAAAAGGGTGAGATGGAAGATCCCAATGATGGATTGCAAAAATATACTGAAATTGATCCTGATGCTATCAAAATTGGTTCGGTTGTTCTGGCCACAGGCTGGAAACCTGCTGATGTCTCACAATATGAACATCTGGGTCATGGAACTTTGAAGAATGTTGTTACCAATGCAGAGTTTGAAAAACTTTCCAAGGAAGGCAAGGTGCCTGCAAACGTCGCGTTCATTCAAAGTCCCGGTGGAGAAGAGCACGATAAGGATTTTCCGTACTGTAACTCCGTTACTTCCATGGTTGCTCTGAAACAGGCCCAGTATGTATGTGAGGATAATGAAGACGGTAAAGCGTTTATTCTGTACCAGCATATGCGTACTCCCGGTCATATGGAACTGTTTTATAAAAATGTTCAGCTCCATGACGGAATTTTCATGACCAAGGCAACGGTAATGAAAGTTGAGGAAAATGGTGATAAATTAAGCGTATCTGCGGAAAACACACTGTTGGGTGAGAATCTGACTCTGGATGTTGACATGGTGGTTCTGGCTGCTGGCATGGAACCGGTTACAGCCAATGAAAATTCCATCAATCTCGCTTATCGGCAGGGACCTGCCTTTTCTGATCTGGACCTTTTTGACGGTTATGCAGATTCTCATTTTATCTGTTTTCCGTATGAAACCAGGAGAACCGGTGTTTATGCCTGTGGTGGTGTCAGAAAGGCGGAGACCATGGAAGAGGCTGTTGACGATGCTACCGGTGCCGCTCTCAAGGCTATTCAGTGTATTGAATCAGTGGATCGTGGTGTGGCTGTACATCCGCGTTCAGGTGATGCGACCTATCCCGATTTTTTCATGCAGCGATGTACCCAGTGTAAACGGTGTACAGAGGAATGTCCTTTTGGTGCCCTGGATGACGATGAAAAAGGAACGCCGCTGCCGAACCCGACCCGTTGTCGGCGTTGCGGTACCTGTATGGGTGCATGTCCTGAAAGAATTATTGGTTTCAAGGATTACAATATTGATTTGATCGGCTCCATGATTAAATCGGTTGAAGTTCCGGAAGACGATGACGATCGTTTGAGAATAATTGTGTTTGTCTGCGAAAACGATGCGTATCCTGCCCTCGATATGGCAGGAATGAAAAGGAACGGTATTAATCATATGATCCGCTTTATTCCGGTTCGTTGCCTGGGGTCAGTTAATATGGCCTGGATCAGGGATGCGCTTTCTGCCGGAATGGACGGTGCCATGCTGCTTGGATGCTCTTATGGAGATGACTACCAGTGCCATTTCGTAAAAGGATCTGAAATTGCAAACAAGCGTATGGAAAATATAGGTGATACTCTTTCAACCCTCGGTCTTGAGCCGGAGCGTTGTGCGGCTGAACAGGTTGCCATTACCGATTACGACAAAATTCCGCAGATTCTTAATGATTTTGTAGAGGAAATCGTCGAAATGGGACCAAATCCATTCAAAGGCTTCTAA
- the secE gene encoding preprotein translocase subunit SecE, which produces MNTSFSGRYEMAGKQKSKKNRTVKVKEPSPYSPAQIKKFIEEVKVEFLKIVWPDKKMTLGLTGVVVVLTVVISIYLGTVDLLLGKVVASILQ; this is translated from the coding sequence ATGAACACATCTTTTTCGGGGAGGTATGAGATGGCAGGGAAACAGAAGTCCAAGAAAAATCGAACAGTCAAGGTTAAAGAGCCGTCACCGTACTCACCTGCCCAGATAAAGAAATTTATTGAGGAAGTCAAAGTAGAGTTTTTGAAGATTGTCTGGCCGGATAAAAAAATGACCTTGGGGCTCACCGGTGTAGTTGTGGTATTGACGGTGGTGATCTCAATCTACCTGGGAACGGTAGACTTGTTGCTTGGCAAAGTTGTGGCGTCAATTTTACAGTAA
- a CDS encoding FAD-dependent oxidoreductase, translating to MTDEQGTSSAILVVGGGISGLTAALEAAEVGNDVFLVEQSPSFGGRVAQLNQYFPKLCPPSCGLEINFRRIKDNRKIRTYTLTTVKSVSGTPGNYEVTLETAPRYVNSNCTACGDCSDACPDEIENEFNFGMDKCKAAYLPHEMAFPRRYVVKKEALSTAGEEAIKAACKYNAIDLDMQVETKTVKVASIVWATGWTPYEPTRMENLHFADSQAIITNMMMERMAAPNGPTGGTIVRPGDGKEIESIAFVQCAGSRDENHLEYCSHICCMATFKQMSYVREQYPDAQIYVFYIDLRTPGKYEKFREARMADEKATFIKGKVADIVVESDGGVTVIAENALTAEKISQKVDMAVLATGMQPTLDIKGAPVALDMDSNGFVITNSEKAMIAAGCAKKAADVVTTTQSSTAAALKAIQVSRR from the coding sequence ATGACTGACGAGCAAGGCACTTCCAGTGCAATATTGGTCGTGGGCGGTGGCATCAGTGGTTTGACTGCTGCATTGGAAGCCGCGGAAGTCGGGAATGATGTATTTCTTGTTGAACAGAGCCCCAGTTTTGGAGGCAGGGTGGCCCAGTTAAATCAATATTTTCCGAAACTGTGTCCCCCGAGCTGTGGACTTGAAATCAATTTCCGTCGCATCAAGGACAATCGAAAAATAAGGACATATACCCTGACAACTGTAAAGTCAGTTTCGGGAACACCAGGTAACTATGAAGTTACACTGGAAACGGCTCCCCGCTATGTGAACAGTAATTGTACAGCTTGTGGCGATTGCAGTGATGCATGTCCCGATGAAATTGAGAATGAATTTAATTTCGGTATGGACAAATGCAAGGCGGCCTATCTGCCTCATGAAATGGCTTTTCCGAGAAGATATGTTGTTAAAAAAGAAGCTCTGAGTACTGCTGGGGAAGAGGCGATCAAGGCTGCGTGTAAATACAATGCCATTGACCTGGATATGCAGGTGGAGACAAAAACCGTCAAGGTCGCATCCATAGTATGGGCCACCGGGTGGACTCCATATGAGCCAACCAGGATGGAAAATCTTCATTTCGCCGATTCACAGGCAATTATTACTAATATGATGATGGAGCGTATGGCTGCACCGAATGGTCCCACGGGTGGTACCATTGTCAGACCCGGGGATGGAAAGGAAATAGAATCTATTGCCTTTGTCCAGTGTGCAGGATCCAGGGATGAAAATCATCTTGAGTACTGCTCGCATATCTGTTGTATGGCAACTTTCAAACAGATGAGTTATGTGCGTGAGCAGTATCCCGATGCCCAGATTTACGTGTTTTACATAGATCTTCGAACTCCCGGAAAATACGAAAAATTTCGTGAAGCCAGGATGGCCGATGAAAAGGCGACTTTTATTAAAGGTAAGGTTGCAGATATTGTAGTGGAGTCGGATGGCGGGGTAACTGTTATCGCCGAGAATGCCCTCACTGCTGAAAAAATATCTCAGAAAGTGGACATGGCAGTGTTGGCAACCGGTATGCAGCCGACTCTGGATATTAAGGGCGCTCCTGTTGCTCTCGATATGGACAGCAATGGTTTTGTCATAACCAATTCTGAAAAAGCGATGATAGCCGCAGGCTGTGCAAAGAAGGCTGCGGATGTCGTTACTACCACTCAATCATCAACTGCTGCTGCCCTTAAGGCAATTCAGGTTTCCAGGAGGTAA
- the rpmG gene encoding 50S ribosomal protein L33 — MMRDIVTLACGTCKRRNYTTTKNKRNTPNKLEFNKYCPFCRVHTPHKETK, encoded by the coding sequence ATTATGAGAGATATCGTGACTCTGGCATGTGGAACCTGTAAACGCCGGAACTATACAACGACGAAAAACAAGAGAAACACGCCAAACAAACTGGAGTTCAATAAATATTGCCCGTTTTGTAGAGTACATACTCCACATAAAGAGACCAAGTAA
- the rplK gene encoding 50S ribosomal protein L11, translating into MAKKEMAFIKLQIPAGKANPSPPVGPALGQHGVNIMEFCKSFNAKTQSMGDTIVPVVITVYQDRSFSYITKTPPASVLLLKAAGIAKGSGNPKAERVAEIGRDKIREIAETKMVDLNAYDIESAMRIIEGTARSAGITVID; encoded by the coding sequence ATGGCCAAAAAAGAAATGGCATTCATAAAACTGCAGATTCCTGCGGGAAAGGCAAATCCTTCACCGCCTGTCGGACCTGCTCTCGGGCAGCATGGCGTGAATATAATGGAATTCTGCAAGAGTTTTAACGCCAAGACACAGTCAATGGGAGACACGATCGTTCCTGTAGTAATCACCGTATATCAGGATCGTTCCTTCAGCTATATTACCAAAACCCCGCCGGCATCCGTTCTGCTTTTGAAAGCTGCTGGAATTGCGAAAGGTTCCGGAAATCCCAAAGCGGAGAGAGTCGCTGAAATTGGTCGCGATAAGATACGTGAAATTGCCGAGACTAAGATGGTAGACCTTAATGCTTATGATATCGAGAGTGCCATGCGCATAATTGAGGGAACCGCGAGAAGTGCCGGAATTACTGTTATAGATTAA
- the rplL gene encoding 50S ribosomal protein L7/L12: MAVTKEDVIDFIANMSVLELSELIKEFEDKFGVSAAAPVAVAAAGAAAGGDAPAEEQTEFDVILAGIGDQKIKVIKEVRAITGLGLKEAKALVESAPAPLKEGTTKEEAEEIKTKIEGVGATVEIK; the protein is encoded by the coding sequence ATGGCTGTTACTAAAGAAGATGTAATTGATTTTATCGCTAATATGTCTGTGCTTGAGCTCTCCGAGCTTATTAAGGAGTTTGAAGATAAGTTTGGTGTCTCCGCAGCTGCTCCTGTAGCAGTTGCCGCAGCCGGTGCTGCAGCAGGCGGTGATGCTCCTGCTGAAGAACAGACTGAATTTGATGTTATTCTTGCAGGTATTGGTGATCAGAAGATCAAGGTTATCAAGGAAGTTCGTGCCATCACCGGTCTTGGATTGAAAGAGGCGAAAGCTCTTGTCGAATCCGCTCCTGCTCCGTTGAAGGAAGGTACTACCAAGGAAGAAGCAGAAGAGATTAAAACAAAAATTGAAGGTGTTGGTGCAACTGTAGAGATAAAATAA